The genomic stretch ATGGAGGCCGTAAGGAATGGATGGGTTAGTGATTTCTGGTCTGATCTATTGAGTACTCTAACAAATGAAAAGGAAGTCGATGCACACCCTATTCGTGCTATAAAGTTTTCTGTCTCACCTGTTGTGCGTGTTGCTGTTCAGTGCAAGGTTGCTTCAGGTCTTCCTAAGCCTGTTGAAGGTCTCAAGCGTCTTGCTAAGCCTAATCCTATGTTTGTTTGTACCATTGAGGAGTCTGGAGAACACATTGTTGCTGGTGCAGGAGAGCTTCATCTAGAAATCTGTTTGAAGGACTTGCAGGTTGATTTCATGGGTGGGGCTGAAATTGTCAAATCCGACCCTGTTGTGTCATTCAGAGAGACTGTTCTTGAGAGGTCATGCCGCACAGTGATGAGCAAATCTCCCAAGTTCGCCATTTTCCCTTGCAAGCAGTAAATCGCACATGAGTATTCCGGTTTTCACTGCAGTAACAAAATAAGGCAATCAGTAAAGCGTTGAAAATTCAAGAAAGTTCCCAATTTGGAATTGGGACAAAAGCTATCAGAAAAAGCAAGAGT from Lathyrus oleraceus cultivar Zhongwan6 chromosome 7, CAAS_Psat_ZW6_1.0, whole genome shotgun sequence encodes the following:
- the LOC127104766 gene encoding elongation factor 2-like, whose product is MEAVRNGWVSDFWSDLLSTLTNEKEVDAHPIRAIKFSVSPVVRVAVQCKVASGLPKPVEGLKRLAKPNPMFVCTIEESGEHIVAGAGELHLEICLKDLQVDFMGGAEIVKSDPVVSFRETVLERSCRTVMSKSPKFAIFPCKQ